The segment GAGTGGCATAAAGAAGATTCAAGTATGTTTACAGGAAAGCAAATGTTTTGTGAAtacaaagaactttttttttattttacagaacaAACAGAGTTATCTTCAACTGAAACATGGACCCACAGACCTTGTCTGTCTCACTCCACTGAAGGGCATCAACCTTGATAAAAGATTTGTGGCTTTGCTCTTGCTATATGTGGGAAACAGTAAAGTTGAGAATTTAATCAGAAGATAAGAACCTTGATGAGAAAATACCACAGTTACAActagtaaataaatgtttgtaagaaacaacaaacaacaaacacaaagtacAGTTGATTCTGACGATCAATCAAAGCAATCAATTGACCAATCAACTCATAAATGATATTTGTGAATAACAAAGAAATATAAGATATGATACATAAGAGTACAGAGGTAACTCGCAAAGAATAACgtttattttaaagaagaaacTGTCCTTTTTGTCACTGATATGGGCAAACATCAAACAATGTTTGCAAGTATGAATAGAAGAAAAGATATGATGGGTGGATTAAAGCGGGATATAAAAGGTGACAGGGAGTGTAACTGAAGTGGATGAGGGATGGGGCAGGGCTCAAGTAAGATGGTGGAAGGCTGGGGTTTTTTGTGGTTAGGGGTCTAGCGGGTAAATGGGCGAGGACATAGCTGTGGTTGAGGCTTGCTTGATCCTGTCAGGATGAGGATGCGGGTACCAGCAGGAGTGAGAAGACATCAGAGAACTTGCTGGATCTTATCTCCCTCTTTCCATACCGTACCTGCAGATCGTCTCACCTGAGGTAGCAGCCAATCATGTCCTCTGTCTATATTCAGCCTTCTCTGTTGCAAGAACTTTAAAAGTTGACTTTTCCATTGACAGTAACCTCCAAGTGGCAGATAACATTTTCTCTAAAATTACAAACTGATCTTTTTGTAGATGCTTTTCATGAATCAAAAGATAATTGCTGTTGTTGTACTTATACATCAAACAGAATAACTctaagatttatttaatttttccaacatttttttttatctttaaaataactAACTTACGTAACAATGATTCAAATGTCCTGGTTTATTACCTGATATTTTGACCTTTTTCTTGAATTAAATGTGGTACATAAtaacttttaataaaatctgaacACAGCAATCCTGAGGTGAGATGATTTTCTCTTATAGGACAGCTGTAAAAGTACACAGAGATGGAAAGAATAACTGATACAAGCAGTCAAACTTCTCTCTAATGGTGGGAAGTATTTTCCCAAAACCAGGCCCAGTTTTAGCACTTTTTATCAAGGCTAAAAGAATATGTTTTATACAATTACAATATAATACATAATAGTCTACTTGAATAATTTCCCTACCATAAGGAGCTACTCTGACAATTACTTAATTATACTTGTTGAAACACTTGACAGCTTCTACTAGGCAACAATTGATGCTTATTTGTGATATTGCTAAACTTAAAGGAGACCAATGTGAGAGAGTTGTAATTGTTGTTGTagtgatattttatatttttttatctaatatgtaagaagattattttgtttgaataGTTATGTTGACAATTGTGCTGATATGCCAAACAAGACTCCTTATACCAAAGACTTGACAATATAAAGAATCATCTAAAAACTATGACTGAGCATTTTTAATCAGGGGACCTCTTGGGTGGCTCCGCtggatttttaaacattttaaaatcttgaaAATTTCCCCCCTCTGTTTTAAGTAAAAACACCAAACACTAAACTAAGCCAAGGCTACTGAATTGAGTCCAACAAGGGCCCTAATCAAAGGCCATAGGAACCTGGCatgaaaataatcttttttgcTTAACTTGTTAGAGGggtcctatttatttatttatttatttatttttattttttatttatttttttcccagaacGACAAGACTAATTAAATTTAGGCTTTGCTGTGTCACTCTTggcattatgtttttttgtttacatcaaaCTTAATCATTTACTTCTTCCTCACTGTAAACATGAGCTATGTCTCCCTCTGGTGGTGAAGAGCTGGACTTGCATGGTTTTCCCCTCTTCAGCCTCTGTAAAGTAGACGTGGCAGTGACGTTGATTCCGGAAATGACCCGGTCCCGGATCGGAACTTTAACTCAGGGGCTGATTAGTTCTTACCAGAAACATCGACGGCTTTCGAAAAATGGTGTAATATCGATTCAGGTAAGTTGGACTCTGTGTATATATTTGTTTGAACTCAGAATAAACACCACAAATTTGGTTCAGGTCGAACTTTATCATGGTAACGAGGAGGGAAGCATTCAAAAGCCTGTTAGCAGTTtttagctaacgttagcctgTGGTTAGCCGGTCGGGCCGTGATCAGCTGTGCGTCGTGATGGGCGACCTTTTTCTAGACTTGAGATAATCATTGTTACCTaatgatatttatatttagctcTTTTGTGGATTTATGTGTAGGTTCGGGGCGATGATGTCTTTGAACAGGCTATATTTTTCGGATTTATTCATGTCGTTGTTGCTAACTGTTTCGTTCCTGATCAAATCAACGGTTTCTCTTTTGACTATGAAGTTGCCGGCCTGAGTGGCTAAAatagttttcttcttcctttttcctttattaCCGCAGgcatgtgtttacatgtgttcatGAAGGATACCTCACTATCGATCTGAGTTTGTCCGCATATCGGGACAGACCTCAGACAGACCTCAGACAGACCTCAGGAGTTTTAGGTGGTTTTTGGCTCACAGCGGGCTAGTGGTCTCTCACCGGCGGCAAGATGACGTGCCGTGATCGGACTCTCGAGTTCCAGTCAGCCTGTAAATCTCTCCAGGGTAGACAGGTATGTTTGGGGTAAACACAAGTCACCACAACACAATCATTAACACTTTCACTTTTAACCGAATTGCACCAAACTGCGTAGCACGTCCTACTTAAGTACACAGTGATTGCTTTTCACTGATATTTTGGatgattttacttttactttacgTTCTAGTTTATTCTTTTCTATGCCTTGTTTGGTTCCACTTCGTGCTAATGCGATTGATGATTAGCCACAATAATTTAACACTGGGAAGGATATTCATCACAAATACATGGCCCAatagcagtttatttaaaatgcacacaaaaaactgttttaacctTGTATTGATATTAAAATCATTCAAGAAGGCAAACCACAGTgttcttatttcatttttgtaacTGACCATGTTGTTTAACAGGCtaacaacattttaattaatgacaTCTTTTAGACTCAACCAAGTGACTGATTCTACATCTTATAGTTACACTGATTTTACATCTTGAGTTACTTCAAGGCTGTTGTGCTGAGTTTCTATCTTGTgttcacttctgttttttttcttctggcaGAATGGAGTCCAGCCCAGTAAACCAGCCCTCAGCGCCCTTAGGCAGCGCAGTGACTTTACTGTTATGGCCAAGTAAGATCCTCACAGTTTGTTTTGACATGCATTTTAACAGCttgtaaatataattatttgaaAGGACTAGTGTGGGTATCTTTAATCTCACTAACTGTTAAAGATCGATCTGATAACAGATTCTATCTTATCTAACTTATAGTAAGAATGTAAATGAGCAAAAAGACAACTTTTAGCGTGTGCATTATAAAGAACACTTTctgtttgtgtgcttttaggAGAATTGGGAAAGACTTGAGCAACACATTTGCTAAACTGGAAAAACTCACAATTTGTAAGTGtccattttatttgatatttttactaTACAAAATGTTTGCATGATAACTGTATTGctgattcagttttattttttaacttttgatgttttagtggcaaaaagaaaatctctgtTTGATGACAAGGCAATTGAGATTGAGGAGCTAACCTACATCATAAAACAAGTAAGGTTTGAGTTAGTAAGAGTTATGTTtatgtccatccatctatctatctatatatatacatataccaTGTTCATGTATATGGTAATTAAATTTCTATACTGACTTATTCTCCTCTGTTTGTATCGCAGGACATCAACAGTCTTAATAAACAGATAGCACAACTGCAGGATTTGGTGAGGTCTCGTGGAGCTCCGGGTGGCCGACACATCCAAACCCATTCAAACACTATTGTTGTGTCATTACAGGTATATTCATCAACAAGTGGTTTGTACCATGTCTCATATGCTCATATCCAAGGGAATGGGATCTCAGAATACATGTacaaatctgaatatttttttgtagtgtctagtaaaagaaacaaatgtaTTCAAATGAATGAAGCAACAATttgttaattatattttttgctGTCCATAGTCCAAACTGGCTTCAATGTCAAATGACTTCAAATCAGTCCTAGAGGTCAGAACAGaggtaaaaaatatcttttacaCTCCTTTGCAGAAAACACCAAGTCTGATACAGCCTTAGGTTATTCCCTGTTTTACTCCTGTTTAACTTTTCTACAGAACCTGAAGCAGCAGCGCAGCAGACGAGAGCAGTTTTCCCAGCCTCCTGCATCATCTTCTCCTCTGATGGCCAACAATTTCAGTAAGTCTGTCAGCATCTTGACTTAACTCATGCAGTTACTCAGTGATTTTTACTAATTATTATGATTACTGGCAATGACAGGTAAACATAGCTTTTTTTATGTGGCTTCATTATGGCGTGTTCACTCTATACTGATAACATTTGTGATGTAACTTCTCTTTAAGTTGCATTTTGTGGTTGTGGTGTAGATGTTGAAATGCTTCACATGGTTTGTGTATACAAGCAGCAGTAATTCATTTAAATCACAAGCTAAACATTATCTTGTGCAGATAAAGGTAAAAGGTGACTTGGTGGTGTAACATCACATGTGGTCATCTGCATTCCTCTCTAATATTCCCATATAAAACCCCAAAATAATCCTTGtcctttatataaaaaaaaaaaagagtatcaTGATTAGTTTTGAAAAGAGTAATAGAGTGAACacaccttttttgtttgttagttttggtTTGACAGTAATATTCCACATGCCTGGCTCCTGCAAAGCTCATGCTGAACATTTTGCTAAAAACTGCTACTTATTAGAAACGCTATGCAGAGCTCAAGGAACTTGGATGTTTTCTGTACATGCATTTACACTGCCAGTAAAATGTTTATATACAACATTTACCTCAGCATGTATGGCTGAATTTCAAGCAAATGCTCATTGTAAACACACAGCATTTTGAAACACAGATGATGTAAGTGATGAGACTTGTTGACAAGAGGTGTATTTAAGCACTGGCaggatttattttcttacagAGAACAGAAGTAACAAGCGTTAAGCCCTAAGGGCTTGATCGATTCAAGCTGTGTGTAGACAGATGCCgatattttcagtcttttgtatcTTTCACATCCACACAGCCATTAAGTAACAGAAGACACACAGAACAACAGATTTCTTCAGACAGCAAACTGTACACAGGATACAAGTGTATAAATTAGTCTCATTATTGTCTGAGCCACTTGTCTTTATAATCCGAAGGTTTTCACCGTCATGTGTGACCTCCCCTCTCCTGCTTAATAGTTATTTGTACAAATGTCTTTGATACTAATAGGTGCTTTCATCACAGTTATCTTCCTCTCCATGTGCATGCAAAGCAGTCAACtcaaagacagaagaagaaatcaCCTGTTATTATTTTGCAGTGACAACTAATTTTTCTCAAGTGACGTTGGTGTCTGATTGCATGTTGGATCATGAAGCTGTGAACTTTGTAGCACACACTGCTGTGTTATTTCTTCAGTATAGCCTGAGAATAACATTTGTGTGCAAACATGTTAATGACTGTTGGTACAGGTGTTATTTTGCTGGTGTCTACCATTACCATGTCAAGAAAGGGGAGATCAGCGTGTATATTGACATCATGCCAAAGGGTTTGAGTTGCACAACCTACTGTGTCAAGCCAAAAACCATTGCCACACTTTCCACATGACAACACTAATATTTACCCCAACCTTATTTTTCAAGAATATTTGCTTTCACGGGCCAAGAGCTGAGCATATGGGCAAAtgggagactttttttttatacccgTGTTTATGTGTGCAGGAACTTCAGTCCATCTGCCTGTTACTGATCAAATTATGATCAAAATGTTTGTATATACTTAAATGGCGCCCAAATTCCAGGCAAACACCTGTACTTGTAAACAGTCACTGCAGTTTTAGATTTtctatttacatgtttaattaattttttataaatacttACACTGAGCATCTTGCTTCAATTTTTGCGCAAAAATGGCCCAGGTTGTGAAGACGTTTTGACTGCCAGTGTACTTGTGTTCAAAACAACAGCTGTTATTAGGGAACTGCTCAAAGTCCTTGTGAATAATTATTACTGTATTTGGTCCTCTAtaatgcaaaaatgaaaaaatattttaggaaGCCGCAAAAAAGGGGCCCAGGAGCCGCATGCAGCTCGCGAGCCGCGCATTGACTACCAGGGCTATACAACCGCAAATTTAAAAGGTATTTCCCTGGAACGTTTGACTCTCTCAGCGGGTATAACTAGATATTGTATGTGCCCGCTGTTCTTTCTGCTTTTCCCCTCTACCTTTCAAAGTTTCTGCGATCTTGTTGAACATGggtgtgttttacttgttgtccCCCTTCAGAGAGCTCGGTCCTGATGCAGGATGAGTCCCGGAGCCTAGGTGACGTGGCCATCGACATGGACTCTCAGAGCAACCCTTTGCAACTCCAGCTCATTGAAGAACAGGTAGACTGTTGGTTTTTGTTATAGACAATTGAATAAGAAAAATGACTATTTTGACTTGCAGTCTTGTTTCTCTGCAGAAAAATCCAAAATTCTCTcctcttttaaaatctttatgcTGTTTCATTTAGGACTCTTACATCCAGAGCCGTGCAGACACCATGCAGAACATTGAGAGCACCATTGTGGAACTGGGCTCTATATTCCAGCAGTTGGCGCACATGGTCAAGGAGCAAGAGGAAACCATACAGAGGTGAGtttgaaatacaaataaataaactacatCATTCATTTATATCGCTTGTGATTTTTATGATCACTCTTGGTccataaacttttaaaataacaggAAGATGAGATATGATGACGATCCTGTTgtttccctcacacacacaggatTGATGCCAACGTGGAGGACACTCAGCTGAACGTGGAGGCTGCTCACACGGAGATCCTCAAATATTTCCAATCCGTCTCGTCCAACCGCTGGCTCATGATCAAGATCTTTCTTGTTCTCGTTGTCTTCTTTATCATCTTTGTCGTCTTCTTCGCTTAAGGAAAAGTGGAGCGGCTGACAGGAGGGGGATAGCACAACCAATGAAGTGAGCTTAGAGCTGGACCAGAACAGATGTCCACAAAAAATATTTGGAGGACAGATAACGGTTTAATGGAGGCTTGGGATCCATTGAAACAAAGACAGTTGTCGGTTATTCCCAGGCCACAGACTTTTGATTCGTTGGAGTTTGAACTCTGTccagataaaacaaataaatggtcCTAGATGCCCACTTTGTGTAAAAAGGATGCAGAAAATCACTCTGCTTTGTACTTTGACCAACTATTCctaaacatttaatcaaaatggCTATAATTTAATGGTTTGATTCtgcaaactgtttttttaacacCCCAATTAATTCatgtcatcctttttttttttttttattttgttttttttattattacttcaaAGCCGAGCAGTAGAAATGGAGCCTATTCTCAGATTTTTTTGCTTCTTagtttatcttctttttattgGAAGAACATGTCTGTCTGTTTTACTGGTAATTCCTAAACCAACACCATTAAGTTATGATGTGAAATATTTCCTGTTAAGTTAcattttgctttgctttcaaagttttttttgccAAATGGGTAGTCTCATTGAACTGTGACATAAGGACATTCTTGAAAGCAGTTACAGCCAGCTAAAATGAAGTTTGTGATGCAGTGGAGGCGTGAGCCATACAAAGTGTAAAGTtatgtaattttaaattaaattgtctGGTTGGCCACTATCAGACAGGTTTAGTGGTGAAAAAAGTATAATCTTCACTTATGCTGTGCAGCTGAAAGAATCAGTGCTTATGAAGGGGTAACTGGTTGTAAAGACCTGCTAATGAAGTGACTGAATCAGCCAGATTCCCTGGAAGTGTCTGGTTGGATGTCAGTTGTAGTTGCTCCCCTCTAGCTAATGTACagaatattatttaaatgaccacagctttttaaaaagaaaacattgttcCTATTCTCCCCTGTTTTTTAGCCAAATGCCTTGACTTCAGTGTATAAAGTGCAAATAGTGTTGATGATGTATTGATAACGGAGTGCACATTAATAAAACAGTAATGGGATACAGGTTGTCA is part of the Melanotaenia boesemani isolate fMelBoe1 chromosome 7, fMelBoe1.pri, whole genome shotgun sequence genome and harbors:
- the stx5a gene encoding syntaxin-5a isoform X2; the encoded protein is MTCRDRTLEFQSACKSLQGRQNGVQPSKPALSALRQRSDFTVMAKRIGKDLSNTFAKLEKLTILAKRKSLFDDKAIEIEELTYIIKQDINSLNKQIAQLQDLVRSRGAPGGRHIQTHSNTIVVSLQSKLASMSNDFKSVLEVRTENLKQQRSRREQFSQPPASSSPLMANNFKSSVLMQDESRSLGDVAIDMDSQSNPLQLQLIEEQDSYIQSRADTMQNIESTIVELGSIFQQLAHMVKEQEETIQRIDANVEDTQLNVEAAHTEILKYFQSVSSNRWLMIKIFLVLVVFFIIFVVFFA
- the stx5a gene encoding syntaxin-5a isoform X1; the encoded protein is MTCRDRTLEFQSACKSLQGRQNGVQPSKPALSALRQRSDFTVMAKRIGKDLSNTFAKLEKLTILAKRKSLFDDKAIEIEELTYIIKQDINSLNKQIAQLQDLVRSRGAPGGRHIQTHSNTIVVSLQSKLASMSNDFKSVLEVRTENLKQQRSRREQFSQPPASSSPLMANNFRSRKKGAQEPHAAREPRIDYQGYTTANLKESSVLMQDESRSLGDVAIDMDSQSNPLQLQLIEEQDSYIQSRADTMQNIESTIVELGSIFQQLAHMVKEQEETIQRIDANVEDTQLNVEAAHTEILKYFQSVSSNRWLMIKIFLVLVVFFIIFVVFFA